Part of the Streptomyces sp. NBC_01353 genome, CTGCCGAGGTACTACGGCGAGGTCTACCAGCAGCACGACGGCGAGCTGGACATCGTGCGTGGCGCGGATCTGGTGACCGCGTCCTGGAACGTCTTCGCCGACCACGACAAGACTCTGATGATCGGCAACAGCGACAGCGCGGGCGCCACCGACCGCGACAAGCTGCGGGTGACGCTGCACCACAACCTCTTCAAGAACGTGATCGAGCGGGCGCCGCGGGTCCGCTTCGGCAAGGTCGACGCGTACAACAACCACTTCGTGGTGCCGGCCTCCGGTTACGCGTACAGCCTCGGCATCGGTCAGGAGTCCCAACTCGTCGCCGAGAAGAACGCGTTCACGGTGCCTGCGGGCGTCGGCGTGGGGACGATCCTGAAGAAGTGGAAGGACGCCCCGGTCACGACGGTGGGCAACCTCGTCAACGGCCGGCCCGTCGATCTGCTCGCGGTCCACAACGCGGAGTTCCCGGCCGAGATCCTGCGCGACGGAGCCGGCTGGACTCCGGTGCTGCGCGGCCGGGTCGACGCCCCGCAGGCCCTGCCGGGCCTGGTCGACCACCGCGCCGGCGCGGGCCGGATCTGCTGACCGGAGGCGGGGCGACGCCACCGTGGCCACCCGTCCGGCCCCGTCGCCCCGCCTCCCCCCTCCGTACCCCTCTTCTTTCGCACCCCTCGATGAAGGAGCTCTTGGTCATGCCTCCGCCCAGTCGCCGTGCGCTGCTGACCGCGGGCGCCGCGGCGGCACTCTCCCTCGCCGTCGCCGCCGCCCCTACGGCCGCCGCCGCCCCTTCCGCGCGGCCGTTCGGCCGCTTCGGCTCGCCGTCGCGCCGGCTCACCGAGCGCACCCTGTACATCCACCCCGGCGGGCTCGGCGACCACACGAGCGTCCAGTCCGCGGTGTCGGCGGCGAGCGGCTCCGGCCGGACGCTCGTCATCGCCCCCGGCACCTACCGCGAGACGGTCGCGGTCGGCGCGGCCGCGACCGGCATGACGTGGATCGGGGCGAGCGAGGACCCCCGCGACGTGGTCGTCGTGTACGACAACGCGGCCGGCACGGTCCGCCCCGACGGCACGACGTACGGCACGTCCGGTTCGGCCACGACCACCGTCCAGGCGGAAGGCTTCGCCGCCCGATGGATCACCTTCGCCAACGACTTCCTGCGCACCGACCTCCCCGGGAACCCCGGCACCCAAGCGGTGGCGGTCAAGGTGCAGGGCGACCGGTCGTCCTTCCTCCACTGCCGGTTCCTCGGCCACCAGGACACGCTGTACGCCGACTCGATGTCCCTGGCCGCCGTCGCCCGCCAGTACTTCGCCCACTGCTATGTCGAGGGTGACGTCGACTTCGTCTTCGGCCGCGCCCGTGCGGTGTTCGAGCACTGCCAATTCCGTACACTGCTGCGCGGCGATCTGGCCTCCGCACCGCACGGTTTCGTCTTCGCCCCGTCCACCGCCGGTGCCAACCCGTACGGCTTCCTGGCTGCCCGCTGCCGGGTGACGAGCGAGGCACCTGACGGCTACTACAAGCTGGCCCGCCCGTGGGTGCCGAGCTCGGACACCACCGCCTGGCCCGCGCTCGTGGTCCGCGACAGCATCCTCGGGCCGGGCATCGACGCCGTCGCTCCGTACGCGAACATGCGCGACGCCTACCCGTGGCAGGCCCAGCGATTCGCCGAGTACCGCAACACGGGCCCCGGCGCGGCGATCACCGTCCCGGAGAACCGGCCCCAACTCACGTCACAGCAGGCCGAGTCGGCGACCCGGTCCGCGTATCTGGGCGACTGGACGCCCGCGCGGAACTACCCCTGACACACCGCTCCCCCACCGACGAGAGGACCCGCACGTCATGTCTCGTACCTCACGCACCAGGGACGCCGCGGTCGCCCTGTCCGTCCTGGCCGCCGGCGCCGGCCTCGGAACGGCCCTGACCACGCCCGCACATGCGGCGACCGTCACCGTCGCCACTTCGGCCGAGCTCACCGCGGCGATCAAGAACGCCACGCCGGGCACGGTCATCCAGATCCGCGGCGGCACGTACTACCCGACCGCCACGCTGCAGTCGACGGCCAACGGCACGTCGAGCAGTCGCATCCGGCTGCAGCCGTACGGCTCCGAGACCGTGAAGATCGACGGCTCGAGCCTGCCCTCCGGCTCCTGGATCTTCAAACTGACCGCTGACTACTGGACCGTCTCGAACCTCACCTTCCAGAACTCCCCGGACAGCGCGGTCGTCTGCACCTCCTGCGCCGGGACCGAGTGGAACAGTATCCGGACGATCAAGGGCGGCGACTCCGGCTTCACCCTCACCGGCGACGCCACGAACGACAACACCGTCCGCAACCTCGATTCGTACGGTCACTACGACGCGGCGAACCACGGCGAGAACGCCGACGGTCTGGCGATCAAGTTCGGCTCGGGCAGCGGCAATCTGATCACCGGGGCTCGGCTGTACAACAACTCCGACGACGGCGTCGACCTGTGGTCCTGGTCGACCCCTGTGACGATCGAGCACACCTGGGCGTACGGCAACGGAAAGAACCGCTGGTCGGACTCGGCTTTCGCGGGCGACGGCAACGGCTACAAGCTCGGCGGCGACGGCGAGGTCGTCGCCCATGTCGTCAACAACTCCGCCGCCTGGGACAACGCGGGCAACGGATTCACCGAGAACAGCAACAAGGGCGCGATCGTCATCAACCGTACGACCGCGTACGCCAACGGCAAGTGGGGCTACTACTTCGCGACGGGCGCGGCCCGGCTGGGCAAGAACCTCGCCGTCGGCAACGGCTCGGGCCTGGCGAACAAGGGCTCGTCGGTCGTCTCGGCGGGCAACAACTGGGACTCGGGCATCGCCACACCGCCGTTCGCCGGCACGGACGCGACCAGCGCATACGGTGCCCGCGAGGCGGACGGTTCGCTGCCGGCGACGACGTTCCTGACGACCGGGTCGACGACGATCGGTTCGACGATGAACTGACCGTCGGTGAACGTACCGACCGTCGCACTCGGCACAGTGACGTGGGGAGGGGCCCTCCGGCGGGTGCCCCTCCCCACCTGTCGTGCCTCAGACCAACAGGTCGACGCAGTCGAAGGCCGTCCCCGGGCTCAGGAATCCCGTCCCGGTCGAGCCGCTGACGACGTTCAGCCGGAGCACGTTGTACTGCGTCGGGTCGGTCTTCCAGGCGGTGGCCGGGACGCTGTACGTGAAGGTGTGGTTGTTGCCCCGGTAGGAGCCGGTCGTGAGCGAGCGCGTCGACGGCTGCGTCGGGGGTGAGGGGATCGCGGAGACCCAGTCGTTGACGGTGACCCGCGTGCGACCGTTGATGTACGCGGTCGTGACCCCGATCCGTAGCATGTGCGCGGCGGCCGCCTGGGCCGCCGTCAGCCGGAAGTACACCAGAACACCGTCGTTGACGTCCTTCCACAGGTAGCAGGGGAACGCGCCCGCCACGTCACCACCGTCGATCACCACGTTCCCCGTCCAGGGCGCGGCGCGGACGTCCGAGGGATGCGCGGTGTTCATCAGGGCGGCGTTCTTGAACTCGCCGGGTGTGCCGTCCCAGTCGCCGATCCGCCAGATCGCCGGGGCGGTGCTCGGATCGCCGGTGATCGTGAGGGTGTTCAGCGCCGTGGCGCCACCCGCGGTGACCGTCACCGAGCCGGTGTGGACGGCGAGTTCGCCCTTGTAGACGGTGAGGGTGTACGTCCCCGGCAGCATCCCGCGGCAGGAGAATGCCCCGGTCCCGGCGGCGGCCCGCGTCCAGTACTGCGCGTCGGCGTTGGCGAAGCCCACGGTGTACGGGTGGTTCGCGGCCATGCCCCTCAGGCCGACGCCGGCCACCCGGCCCCGTCCGGTGACACCGACCCAGCCGGCGATGCCGAGGCCGTCCACCCACGAGGTGTCGTGGCTGCCGGCGAAGAGCGCGGGAGCGGGTGTCCCGCCGTCGGTGAAGGCGAGGACGTAGGGGCCATGGAGGCCGTAGCGCATCGCCTCGGTCTGCGCCTGGTTGTAGTGGAGGATCTCGTAGAGGCCGACGCCTCCCTCCCTCGTTGGAGTGGCGGAGCAGCGAGCGGTAGAAGGGCCCGCCGGAGGCCTTCTCGTGATTGGAGCGGACCATCCAGAGTCCGGCCGCGCCGGTGGTGTATCCGACATAGTCGTAGTCCATGACCCGCACGCCGGAGTAGTGCTTGGAGCGGGTGTGCCCGTCGGAGCGCCGCCAGACGTCGCCGGCCTCGATGACGGTGTCCGCCGCCTCCACCCAGGCGTCGGCCCCTTCGTTGGGGAAGATGCCGGGCTTCAGTCGGGCGATGTAGCGGGTGGCGGTGAACGACGTGTCGGCCTTGTCGGTCCACAGATAGACGTTGGCGAATCCGGCGCGGGCCGCGTAGTAGTGGCGGAGCGTGCCGTGCACGACGGTGACGAGGACGGTGGAGCCGGACTGGGCGAGGGTGACGGTCGAGGCTCCGAGGCCGGACTCGACGTGGGAGTGCTTGCCGCCGTACCCCTCGTACTCCTTCCCCTTGTACACAAGCGAGGTGAGGTCGCCGGTGGACTTGGAGACCTTGAGGACGAGACCGGCGCCCGTGTCGACGACGTACTGGGTGCCGTCGTCGCTCCAGCCGAATCCGGCGGCGGACGCGGTGGACAACAGTCCGCCGCCGACGAGCAGGGCGGCGGCTCCGGCGGCGGACGCGCCGAGGACACCGCGGCGGCTGGGGAAGGTGGTGGGGGATGTGCCGGCGGATGTGCTAGGGGTGCTCCGGTGGTGGCTCATCGAATCCTCCGGGAGTGGGGGTACGGGGCCTGTCCCCGCACTCCCCTGTCGCCGCCCGGTGGTGATCGGTTGCCGGTCAGCCGGCGAACGGGGTGCCGTGCAGTCCTTCACCGATGCCGGACAGGACGAGCAGCGAGCCGGCGGCCGGTTCGGGCTCCCTCAGGCCGGTGCGTGCCGTGGTGACGTACAGATCGCGCAGTCCGGGCCCGCCGAACGCGCAGGCGGTCGGTCGGGTCACGGGGAGCGGGAGGATCCGGTCGAGCGTGCCGCGCGGGGTGTAGCGGCGCAGGGCGCCACCGTCCCAGAGCGCGACCCAGACACAGCCTTCGGCGTCCACGGCGAGTCCGTCGGGGAAACCTGCGCCCTCCTCGACGGTCGCGAACTCCCGGCGCTCGACAACGACTCCGTCCTCGACGCGCAGCACGTCCACGCGGCGGGTGGGGGTGTCGATGTAGTACGTGAGGGTGTGGTCGGGGCTCCAACCGACGCCGTTGCTGATGGTGACCTTGTCGAGGAGGGTGGTCGTGGCGCCGTCGGGGGCTGTCCGGACGAGGTTGCCGCCGCCGGTCTCCTCGTCGTAGCGCATGGTGCCCGCCCACAGGCTGCCGTCGGGGGCGACGGCGGCGTCGTTGCCGCGCCGTCCGGGTACGGGGTCGTGGCGGAGCCAGGAGAAGGAGCCGTCGGCGGTGTAGAGGCCGATGCCGTCCCGGAGGTTGGCGACGAGTCCGCCGCCGGCGCGTGGTTTCACCGCCCCGATGTGCTGGTCGACGGCCAGGACGGAGCGGCGGCCGCTCGCCGGCTCGTAGGTGTGGACGCGGCGTCCGAGGATGTCGACCCAGAGGAGCCGCTCGCCGGCGGTGTCCCACGTGGGCCCCTCGCCGAGTTCGGCGTCCTCGCGTACCGCGATCTCGGCCTTCACCGTCCGCCCCGGTGGCCGAGGCGCAGGGAGAGGTCGGCCGCGCCCTTGGCGGCGAGTTCGGCCAGTTCGCCCTCGCGCTCCTCGCTCCAGCGGATCATGGGCGCGGAGATGGACAGGGCTGCGACGACCCGGCCGGCGCGGTCGCGCACGGGTGCGGCGACGCAGCTGACATCGGGGTTGGACTCGCGGTGCTCGCTCGCGGTCCCACGCGCGCGGATCTCGGCGAGCACGGCCCGCAGGGCGTCCGGCTCGGTGATGCTGTCGGGGGTCATGCCGACCAGTTCGCGGCCCTCGATGCGGGCGTCGAGCTCGTCCTCGGGGAGGGCGGCGAGCAACATCTTGCCGACGGCGGTGCAGTGGGCGGGCAGGCGGCGGCCCGCTGCCGAGACCATGCGGACGGCATGGGTGGAGTCGACCTTGGCGATATAGATGACGTCCGTGTCCTCCAGGATGGCGACATGGACGGTCTCGTCGCAGGTCTCGGCGACCTCGCGGGCCACGTTCTGCCCTTCGGCCGCGAGGTCGAGCTGCTCGGCGTAGCGGCTGCCGAGCTGGTAGGTGCGCACGCCGAGGCGGTAGCGGCCTGGCTGTTCCGGTATGGGCACCAGGTAGGAGCGGGCGGTGAGGGTGGAGAGCAGCTCGTGCGTGGTGGTGCGCGGGAGTTGGAGCCTGCGGGTGATCTCGGGGGCGGAGAGCGTTCCGTCGCCCTGCAGGAACAGCTCCAGAATGTCGCATGCTCTGGCCACCGCGGGAACGATGCGTCCCATGGCCATCACCCACCCCTCTTGTTCGATACTCCGACCATCGATCGGTATTGCGAACGCAGGCTAGCGGTGGGGCCGTTCGTCGGGCAATGGTTGTGCGGGCCATTGACACCGTGGCGGGCCGCAACTACGGTCACGCCACCATTTCGAACGTGTGTCGCAATATCGAACGAGTCCGGGAGCCAGCACCGTGCGCATCACGGGAATCACCACACATGTCGTCGGAACGCCCTGGCGTAATCTCACCTACGTCCAGGTGCACACCGACGAGGGTCTGACCGGGGTCGGTGAGACCCGGATGCTGGGCCATACCGACGCGCTCGTCGGGTACTTGCGCGAGGCCGAGGCCAACCACATCGCGGGCTCCGACCCGTTCGCGGTCGAGGACCTCGTCCGGCGGATGAAGTACGGCGACTTCGGGCGGGCCGGCGAGATCGTCATGTCCGGCATCGCCGTGGTGGAGATGGCCTGTTGGGACATCAAGGGCAAGGCGCTCGGGGTCCCCGTCTGGCAGCTGCTCGGCGGCAAGGTGACGGACCGGGTCAAGGCGTACGCCAACGGCTGGTACACCACCGAGCGCACCCCGGAGGCGTACCACAAGGCGGCCCAGGAGGTCGTGGCCCGCGGCTACCGGGCACTGAAGATCGACCCGTTCGGAACCGGCCACTTCGAGCTGGACGCCGAGCAGTCGCGGTACGCGGTGTCGCTGATCGAGGCCGTCCGGGACGCGATCGGGCCCGATACCGAGCTGATGCTGGAGATGCACGGGCGGTTCTCGCCCGCCACGGCGGTGCGACTGGCGCGCGAGCTGGCGCCGTTCCGGCCGGCGTGGCTGGAGGAGCCGGTGCCGCCGGAGAACCTGAAGGCACTGGAGAAGGTCGCCGCCAAGGTGGACCTGCCGATCGCGACCGGAGAGCGCATCCACGACCGGATCGAGTTCCGGGAGCTCTTCGAGTCGCAGGCTGTCGACATCATCCAGCCGGACCTGGGGCACATCGGCGGCATCCTGGAGACCCGCAAGCTCGCCGCCACCGCCGAGACCCACTACATGCTGGTGGCGCCGCACAACGTGGGCGGTTCGGTGCTCACCGCGGCTTCGCTGCAACTGGCCGCCTGCACACCGAACTTCAAGATCCTTGAGCACTTCAACGACTTCGCGGACGCCGAGATCAAGAAGGTCGTGCGCGGGGCGCCCCAGGTCGACCCGGAGACGGGCTGCTTCGAGGTGTCGCACGCGCCGGGCCTCGGAGTCGAGCTGGACGTGGACGCCGCGGCCGAATTCCCCCAGCAGCGGGCCCGGTTCGACCTGTGGGCCGAGGGCTGGGAGCGGAGGGACCCGGAGTGAGCGGCCCGCACGCCCCCGGGGTCAGCCGCGCGGTCGTGGTCGCGGCGCCCGGTGAACACCGGCTCGTGGAGCGGGAGATACCCGAGCCCGGCCCCGGCGAGGTACGGGTGCGGGTCGCCGCCGCCGGGATCTGTATGAGCGACCGCGAGGTGTACGACGGGCACCGCGCGCCCGGCTACGTCCGCTACCCGGTCACCCCGGGGCACGAGTGGGCGGGCACGGTGGAGGCCGTCGGGCCAGGCGTCGATCCCGCCCTCGTGGGGCGGGGCTGCGTCGCCGAGGGCTTTCGCGCCTGCGGGACCTGCGAGCGGTGCCGGTGCGGGGAGACCAGCCTGTGCACGGCGGGGTACGCGGAGACCGGCTTCACCGAGCCGGGCGCCTTCGCGGACCATCTGGTCGTGCCCGCGCGGCTGCTGCATCTGCTGCACCCCGACGCCGACCTGCGCGCCGCCGCGCTCATCGAACCCGCGGCAGTGATCGCCGCCGCGCTACGGGTGGGGCGGCCGCGCCCCGGTGAGCGCGTCGCCGTCGTCGGCGCCGGCACGCTCGGGCTGCTCGCCGTCCAGCTGCTCGCCGCGTCGTCGCCCGCCGAGCTGGTCGTGGTCGACCCGCGTGCGGCGCGCGGCGAGCAGGCGCTGCGGCACGGGGCGAGCGAGGCCCTGAGCCCCGAGGAGGCCGGGGGCGGGGCGCTCGGCCGCTTCGACCTGGTCCTGGAGACCGCCGGGGCGCCCTCCACGGCCGCCTCCTCCTGTCTGCTGGCCCGCAGGGGCGGCCGGACCGTTCTGACCGGGATGTTCGCGGCCGGGGCGACCGGTCTCGATCCGGTGCATCTGTCGGTCAGCCAGCTGGAGATCGGCAGCGTCTTCGGGGCGCCGTCGGCCGCCTGGGCCGATGCCGTGCGCGCCTTCGGCCTGGGGCTGCTCGATCCGGCACCGCTGATCAGCCACGAGTTCCCACTGGAGCGTTTCGCGGAGGCTGTCGCGCTGGTCGGCGGCGGCGACCCGAAGACCGGCAAGGTGCTGCTGCGCCCCTGAGCGTCGCGGCCCGCCCACGCCGCCGTTCGCACGCGCGCAGCCGTACGGCGGTGCGGGAGCCCTGACGCCCGTACCGCCGTACACCCACTGAACCGAACCCTGTCCGACATACCGAACAAAGGACGATCGTGACCGCTGCCTCCCCACCCCGGCGCCCCGGCGTCGACGCGCTCGCGCGGATCGGCCATCCGGTGCCGCCGCTCGATCCCGCCGACGCCTCCCCCCACGCCTTCCCCGACGGCGGCACCTGGCGCACCGAGATCCCTTCCGTCGAGGGCCCGGAGGCGCTCGCCCTCGTCCTGAAGGAGAGCGCCCGGCTCGACCTGCCGGTGCACCGGATCAGTCAGGGCAGTGGTGTCTGGATGCTGTCCGACGCCGAGATCACCGAGATGGTGGAGGGCTGCGCAGAACGCTCCGTCGAGCTCTGTCTGTTCACCGGACCGCGCGGCACCTGGGACATCGGCGCCGCCACCCGTACCGATTCGGGCGGCGCCGGGCTGCGGGCCCGGGGTCACGACGCGCTCGCCGGATGTGTCGAAGACGCCCTGCGTGCCGCCGAGTTGGGGGTGCGCTGCCTGCTCGTCGCCGACGAGGGCGTGCTGTGGACCCTGCACCGGATGCGGGAGTCCGGCGCCCTGCCGGCCGACACCACGTTCAAGGCCTCGGCACTCATCGGCCCCGTCAATCCCGCCTCGTACGCGGTGTACGAGCACCTCGGTGCGGACTCCCTCAACGTCCCCTCCGATCTCACCCTCGACCACCTCACCGAGATCCGCCGGGTCAGCCGCGCGCCGATGGACCTCTATGTGGAGGCCCCCGACGACCTCGGGGGGTACGTCCGGATGTACGAGGCGGCCGAGCTGATCCGGCGGGGCGCGCCGCTCTACCTCAAGTTCGGGCTCAGCAAGTCCCCCGGCATCTACCCGTACGGCGCCCATCTGCGTGAGCACACTCTCGCCACCGCCCGGGAACGCGTGCGGCGCGGACGGCTCGTGCTCGATCTGCTGGCCAGACACGGCGCCGACGGCGGGATGTCGCCGCTCGGCTCCCGGCTGCCCGGCGACCTCCGCCGCTTCCCCGCCCCCGAAGGGAACTGACCCATGCCCACCCGCACCCTGCGCGCCGCCACGGCGGCCGGTCGAACATGCGCCAGTACGGGATGCTCGTCGCGCTCGCCTTCCTCGTCGTCCTGTTCCAGATATGGACCGACGGCACGCTGCTGCTCCCGAACAACGTCTCCAACCTGATCCAGCAGAACAGCTACATCCTCATCCTGGCCATGGGCATGATGATCGTCATCATCGCCGGCCACATCGACCTGTCCGTCGGCTCCCTGGCCGCGTTCGTCGGCGCCCTGTCGGCGGTGATGATGGTCAAACACGACATGCCCTGGGTCCTGGCCCTGGTGCTGTCCCTGCTGGTCGGGGCGGTCGCCGGTGCGTGGCAGGGGTACTTCATCGCCTATCTCGGCATCCCGTCGTTCATCGTGACGCTCGCCGGAATGCTGCTGTTCCGCGGTCTCACCCAGATCTTCCTGGAGGGCCGGTCGCTGGCGCCGTTCCCCGACGGCTTCCAGAACATCGCCAAGGGTTTCATCCCCGAGATGGGCCCGTACACGCAGTATCACAACCCGACGCTGTTCCTCGGTCTCGTCACTGTCGTCTTCCTGCTGCTGCGCGAGTGGCGCGACCGCAAGCGCCAGCTGGCGTACGAGCTCGATGTGCTGCCCGCCGGGCTGTGGGCGCTCAAGTGCGTCGCGATCACGGCGGCGATCGTGGCCTTCACGCTCACGCTGGCGAGCTTCCACGGCGTGCCGGTCGTCATGCTGATCATGTGCGTGCTGCTGATCGGCCTGGGGTACGTGATACGCAACGCGGTGGTCGGACGCCATGTGTACGCCCTGGGCGGCAACAAGGCGGCGGCCAAGCTCTCGGGCGTGAAGGACGAGCGCGTCACGTTCCTGGTCTTCGTGAACATGGGCGTCCTGGCGGCGCTCGCGGGCTGTGTGTACGCGGCCCGGCTCAACGCGGGGACCCCGCAGGCGGGTCTCAACTTCGAACTGGAGGCGATCGCGGCCGCGTTCATCGGCGGTGCGTCGATGAGCGGAGGAGTGGGCACGGTGATGGGCGCCGTGATCGGCGGCCTGGTGCTCGGTGTCCTCAACAACGGCATGTCGCTGGTGGGCATCGGCACGGACTACCAGCAGGTGATCAAGGGCCTCGTCCTGCTCGCGGCGGTCGGCTTCGACGTCTGGAACAAGCGCCGGTCGGTGGCGTAGCAGGCTGCCCGCTCGTCCCCCACGACCCGATGTCGGTGGTCGGTCCTACGGTGGTGATCTTCGACGGAAGATCACCACTGGCCGGACGTGTTCCACGACGAGGCGGGCGCGGTGCTCCGACCTCTCTCGGTCCAACCGCGCCGACAAGAGTCCAACAGTCCGGCGGGCCGGCGGGGTTGTGGTGACCGCGACCCCAGGGTGGGATGGGACCCCGAGGGCAAACGCTTTCTGCGTTGGTGACCTCCCCCGCCCCGCCTCTCCCACAGGAGCCCCATGTCCACCCTGCCCTGGCACGAAGACGTCTCCCCCGGGCGCGGCGGGCTGCCGCCTCGGGCCTGGTACGCCCGCTCGGACGCCGTTTTGCTCGCCCTCGACGGAGCCTGGCGGTTCCGGCTCTCGCCGACGGCGGACACCGAGGACGAGTCCTTCGCCGCCGAGGGGTACGACGCCTCGGCCTGGGAGGAGATCGCGGTGCCGGGGCACTGGGTGCTCCAGGGCAAGGGCCACGGGGCGCCCGCGTACACCAACGTCGTCTATCCGTTTCCGGTCGATCCGCCGCGCGTACCGACAGAGAACCCCACCGGTGACCATCTGCGCCGCTTCGACCTGCCGGAGGGCTGGCCGGAGGCGGGCGAGGCCGTGCTGCGTTTCGACGGTATCGAGTCCGCGGCGCGGGTGTGGCTCAACGGCGAGGAGCTGGGCGAGTTCAAGGGCTCGCGGCTGCCGCACGAGTTCGCCGTCGGGCCCCTGCTGAAGGAGCGCGGCAATGTGCTCGCCGTCCGGGTCCACCAGTGGTCGTCCGGGTCCTATCTGGAGGACCAGGACCAGTGGTGGCTGCCGGGCATCTTCCGCGACGTGACGCTGCTGCACCGCCCCGAGGGCGCGGCCGGCGACTTCTTCACGCATGTCTCGTACGACCACACCGACGGCACGGGCACCCTGCGGGTGGAGTGCGATGTGCAAGGCCGGGTCACGGTGCCCGAGCTGGGCATCGACATCAGAACGGGCGAGTCGGTCACGGTGCCGGTCGAGCCGTGGACGGCGGAGACGCCCCGGCTGTACGACGGCGAACTGGCCACCGGGGACGAGCGGATCCCCCTACGCCTCGGGTTCCGTACGGTCGCCGTCGAGGACGGCGTGATCAAGGTGAACGGGCGCCGGATCCTCTTCCGGGGTGTGAACCGACATGAGTTCCACCCGGAGCGCGGCCGGAGTCTCGACCTGGCCACCATGCGCCGGGACGTGGAGCTGATGAAGCTCCACAACATCAACGCCGTACGCACCTCCCACTATCCCCCGCACCCCGCCTTCCTCGATCTGTGCGACGAGTACGGCCTGTGGGTGATCGACGAGTGCGATCTGGAGACGCACGGATTCCAGGATCTCGGCTGGCGCGCCAACCCGGTCGACGACGCGCGCTGGACCCCGGCTCTGCTCGACCGGGCGGCCCGGATGGTCGAGCGCGACAAGAACCACGCCTCTGTGATCGTCTGGTCCCTCGGCAACGAGTGCGGTACGGGCGCCGGGCTCACCGCGATGGCGGAGTGGATCCGCGACCGCGACCCTTCGCGGCTCGTCCACTACGAGGGCGACCTCTCCTGCAAGGACACGGACGTCTACTCACGGATGTACGCCCCGCACGCCGAGGTCGAGCAGATCGGACGCCGGGAGGACCCGGGACCGGATCCTCGGCGCGAACTCCCCTTCATTCTCTGCGAGTACGGGCATGCCATGGGCAACGGACCCGGCGGACTCGCCGACTACCAGCGGCTGTTCGAGAGGTACGAGCGCTGCCAGGGCGGCTTCGTCTGGGAGTGGATCGACCACGGGCTCGTCCACCCGGAGCACGGCTACGGATACGGC contains:
- a CDS encoding right-handed parallel beta-helix repeat-containing protein, whose product is MSRTSRTRDAAVALSVLAAGAGLGTALTTPAHAATVTVATSAELTAAIKNATPGTVIQIRGGTYYPTATLQSTANGTSSSRIRLQPYGSETVKIDGSSLPSGSWIFKLTADYWTVSNLTFQNSPDSAVVCTSCAGTEWNSIRTIKGGDSGFTLTGDATNDNTVRNLDSYGHYDAANHGENADGLAIKFGSGSGNLITGARLYNNSDDGVDLWSWSTPVTIEHTWAYGNGKNRWSDSAFAGDGNGYKLGGDGEVVAHVVNNSAAWDNAGNGFTENSNKGAIVINRTTAYANGKWGYYFATGAARLGKNLAVGNGSGLANKGSSVVSAGNNWDSGIATPPFAGTDATSAYGAREADGSLPATTFLTTGSTTIGSTMN
- a CDS encoding alcohol dehydrogenase catalytic domain-containing protein, with product MSGPHAPGVSRAVVVAAPGEHRLVEREIPEPGPGEVRVRVAAAGICMSDREVYDGHRAPGYVRYPVTPGHEWAGTVEAVGPGVDPALVGRGCVAEGFRACGTCERCRCGETSLCTAGYAETGFTEPGAFADHLVVPARLLHLLHPDADLRAAALIEPAAVIAAALRVGRPRPGERVAVVGAGTLGLLAVQLLAASSPAELVVVDPRAARGEQALRHGASEALSPEEAGGGALGRFDLVLETAGAPSTAASSCLLARRGGRTVLTGMFAAGATGLDPVHLSVSQLEIGSVFGAPSAAWADAVRAFGLGLLDPAPLISHEFPLERFAEAVALVGGGDPKTGKVLLRP
- a CDS encoding mandelate racemase/muconate lactonizing enzyme family protein: MRITGITTHVVGTPWRNLTYVQVHTDEGLTGVGETRMLGHTDALVGYLREAEANHIAGSDPFAVEDLVRRMKYGDFGRAGEIVMSGIAVVEMACWDIKGKALGVPVWQLLGGKVTDRVKAYANGWYTTERTPEAYHKAAQEVVARGYRALKIDPFGTGHFELDAEQSRYAVSLIEAVRDAIGPDTELMLEMHGRFSPATAVRLARELAPFRPAWLEEPVPPENLKALEKVAAKVDLPIATGERIHDRIEFRELFESQAVDIIQPDLGHIGGILETRKLAATAETHYMLVAPHNVGGSVLTAASLQLAACTPNFKILEHFNDFADAEIKKVVRGAPQVDPETGCFEVSHAPGLGVELDVDAAAEFPQQRARFDLWAEGWERRDPE
- a CDS encoding SMP-30/gluconolactonase/LRE family protein, giving the protein MKAEIAVREDAELGEGPTWDTAGERLLWVDILGRRVHTYEPASGRRSVLAVDQHIGAVKPRAGGGLVANLRDGIGLYTADGSFSWLRHDPVPGRRGNDAAVAPDGSLWAGTMRYDEETGGGNLVRTAPDGATTTLLDKVTISNGVGWSPDHTLTYYIDTPTRRVDVLRVEDGVVVERREFATVEEGAGFPDGLAVDAEGCVWVALWDGGALRRYTPRGTLDRILPLPVTRPTACAFGGPGLRDLYVTTARTGLREPEPAAGSLLVLSGIGEGLHGTPFAG
- a CDS encoding pectinesterase family protein, which produces MPPPSRRALLTAGAAAALSLAVAAAPTAAAAPSARPFGRFGSPSRRLTERTLYIHPGGLGDHTSVQSAVSAASGSGRTLVIAPGTYRETVAVGAAATGMTWIGASEDPRDVVVVYDNAAGTVRPDGTTYGTSGSATTTVQAEGFAARWITFANDFLRTDLPGNPGTQAVAVKVQGDRSSFLHCRFLGHQDTLYADSMSLAAVARQYFAHCYVEGDVDFVFGRARAVFEHCQFRTLLRGDLASAPHGFVFAPSTAGANPYGFLAARCRVTSEAPDGYYKLARPWVPSSDTTAWPALVVRDSILGPGIDAVAPYANMRDAYPWQAQRFAEYRNTGPGAAITVPENRPQLTSQQAESATRSAYLGDWTPARNYP
- a CDS encoding IclR family transcriptional regulator, with protein sequence MGRIVPAVARACDILELFLQGDGTLSAPEITRRLQLPRTTTHELLSTLTARSYLVPIPEQPGRYRLGVRTYQLGSRYAEQLDLAAEGQNVAREVAETCDETVHVAILEDTDVIYIAKVDSTHAVRMVSAAGRRLPAHCTAVGKMLLAALPEDELDARIEGRELVGMTPDSITEPDALRAVLAEIRARGTASEHRESNPDVSCVAAPVRDRAGRVVAALSISAPMIRWSEEREGELAELAAKGAADLSLRLGHRGGR